One genomic segment of Opitutaceae bacterium includes these proteins:
- a CDS encoding PEP-CTERM sorting domain-containing protein, whose amino-acid sequence MNTKTIRNAAIAASVISLSVISTAQAALTVNAIGESAVANELRSMTKTDWATVNNVTMMIPTTGFTFLRDDTSDNGIPFATFATGGASLTIEEIFSSAGYTNDLHILAGNTFLMSNKPLANTDGVRIRTNTPSESLDLVFLTNTAGGYDASAAGDVHLYDDANLRTYVYRDGMDTHYVWMLEDINSQSSRNDHDYNDYVFYAKLSAVPEPSTIITGIAIGFLGLTVLRRRFSEKKAVA is encoded by the coding sequence ATGAATACAAAAACGATCAGAAACGCGGCCATCGCCGCATCGGTCATCAGTCTGTCTGTCATCAGCACCGCCCAGGCCGCCCTGACGGTCAATGCCATCGGGGAGTCGGCGGTCGCCAATGAACTCCGGTCGATGACCAAGACCGATTGGGCCACGGTCAATAACGTCACCATGATGATCCCAACGACCGGGTTCACCTTCCTGCGGGACGACACCAGCGACAACGGCATTCCGTTCGCCACTTTCGCCACCGGCGGAGCCTCCCTGACGATCGAGGAGATTTTCTCCAGCGCGGGATACACCAATGATCTGCATATCCTGGCGGGGAATACATTCCTCATGAGCAACAAGCCCCTTGCCAATACCGACGGGGTCCGGATCAGGACGAACACGCCGTCGGAGTCACTTGATCTCGTCTTCCTGACCAATACGGCCGGCGGGTATGATGCCTCGGCGGCGGGCGACGTGCATCTCTATGACGACGCCAACCTCAGGACCTACGTTTATCGGGATGGCATGGACACCCACTATGTCTGGATGTTGGAGGACATCAATTCGCAGTCATCGCGCAATGACCACGACTACAACGACTATGTCTTCTACGCCAAGCTTTCGGCCGTGCCGGAGCCGTCCACCATCATCACCGGGATCGCCATCGGTTTCCTCGGGCTGACTGTTCTTCGCCGACGCTTCTCTGAAAAGAAGGCGGTGGCATGA
- a CDS encoding tetratricopeptide repeat protein → MVRSPLLSLFVRSSLITATLVGALSCRLMGAGEERGADEIMKAAWESAATFFPNESLLGFGELGGGLEEGPREARFGYAVALLSANPATREQLDLAESIFLSLAESGDDELGLGSRFLLGRIHQIYRSPMEPEEAARHFQLLIDEHPESRWAQMSLVKLGLLIVYSLPDAGAPAERLAAAGELLAKATGRDARRDLHLLMASAHFHYKLEDTGALPHLVAAEEEGVLDIGSRADVLVRIGELYVLAGQPGNAVPYYRRFVSEYYGDQRRYAVQKKIEAITGEEETD, encoded by the coding sequence ATGGTGAGATCGCCCCTCTTGAGTCTGTTCGTCAGGTCATCCCTGATAACCGCTACCCTGGTCGGTGCCCTGAGTTGCCGGTTAATGGGGGCCGGGGAGGAGAGGGGCGCGGACGAAATCATGAAGGCGGCCTGGGAAAGTGCGGCCACCTTTTTCCCGAATGAATCGCTGCTGGGGTTTGGGGAACTGGGCGGTGGACTTGAGGAGGGTCCGCGGGAGGCCCGTTTCGGCTATGCGGTCGCTCTGCTCTCGGCCAATCCCGCAACCAGGGAACAACTCGATCTGGCGGAGAGCATCTTCCTTTCGCTGGCCGAGTCCGGGGACGATGAGTTGGGTCTGGGATCCCGATTCCTCCTGGGGCGGATCCACCAGATCTATCGAAGTCCGATGGAGCCGGAAGAGGCCGCCCGTCATTTTCAGCTCCTGATCGACGAACATCCGGAATCGCGCTGGGCGCAGATGAGTCTGGTCAAGCTGGGTCTGCTCATCGTCTACTCCCTTCCCGATGCCGGGGCACCGGCCGAAAGGTTGGCGGCCGCCGGTGAGCTTCTGGCCAAGGCGACAGGAAGAGATGCCAGACGGGACCTTCATCTGCTCATGGCGAGCGCTCACTTTCATTACAAACTCGAGGATACCGGAGCGCTCCCCCACCTTGTCGCCGCGGAGGAAGAGGGTGTCCTGGATATCGGGTCACGAGCGGATGTCCTGGTGCGGATCGGCGAGCTTTATGTCCTTGCCGGGCAACCGGGAAACGCGGTGCCCTATTACCGGCGTTTCGTGTCGGAATACTACGGCGATCAACGTCGTTACGCGGTGCAGAAGAAGATTGAGGCAATCACCGGCGAGGAGGAGACGGACTGA